In a genomic window of Cytobacillus sp. FSL H8-0458:
- the fliL gene encoding flagellar basal body-associated protein FliL, producing the protein MKNNKLLMIMLMMLVAITLVGAIALLIVMKFTDDDGSNEPDIDEVLEASVDIPQVTANLASDDYIRISFKIQTENKKAKEELQKRDFQVKNLIIQELSEMEAEDIQGKEGQIKLQEDLKTKINGLMQEGKIVQVYITESLLQ; encoded by the coding sequence ATGAAGAATAATAAGCTATTAATGATTATGTTAATGATGCTAGTAGCGATCACGCTTGTAGGAGCTATTGCCCTGCTGATTGTGATGAAATTTACGGATGATGATGGTTCAAATGAGCCTGACATAGATGAAGTTCTGGAGGCCTCTGTTGATATTCCGCAGGTAACAGCTAATTTAGCGAGTGATGATTATATCAGGATTTCCTTTAAAATTCAGACTGAAAACAAAAAAGCAAAAGAGGAATTGCAAAAAAGAGATTTTCAGGTTAAAAATCTCATCATTCAGGAATTGTCCGAAATGGAAGCAGAGGATATCCAGGGGAAAGAAGGCCAAATTAAGCTGCAGGAAGATTTAAAAACCAAGATTAACGGTTTAATGCAAGAAGGAAAGATCGTTCAGGTGTACATTACCGAATCTCTCCTTCAGTGA
- a CDS encoding flagellar FlbD family protein produces MIKVSRLNGKTFVLNALYIETVESFPDTTITLTNGKKYVVKESEDQVMLSIIKFYQSVNLLGQQLAEGNENEE; encoded by the coding sequence TTGATTAAAGTATCTCGCCTGAACGGCAAAACTTTTGTATTGAATGCTTTGTACATAGAAACAGTAGAGTCTTTTCCGGATACGACAATTACGCTCACGAATGGAAAGAAGTATGTTGTAAAGGAATCTGAAGATCAGGTTATGCTATCGATTATTAAATTTTATCAATCTGTTAATCTACTGGGGCAGCAGCTGGCGGAGGGGAATGAAAATGAAGAATAA